A region of Arvicanthis niloticus isolate mArvNil1 chromosome 18, mArvNil1.pat.X, whole genome shotgun sequence DNA encodes the following proteins:
- the Osgin1 gene encoding oxidative stress-induced growth inhibitor 1, with product MSSWRRDSLRASSSEPLPVVIIGNGPSGICLSYLLSGHIPYVKPGAVHPHPLLQRKLAEAPGVSILDQDLEYLSEGLEGRSQSPVALLFDALLRPDTDFGSSIDSVLSWKRQKDRAIPHLVLGRNLPGGAWHSIEGSMVTLSQGQWMGLPDLQVKDWLRKKCRGLRNSRATAGDIAHYYRDYVIKKGLSHNFVSGAVVTGVEWAKSEHGSPEAQAPSPLFQVTGYLTTKDHSRQPFSLWARNVVLATGTFDSPATLGIPGETLPFVHHELSALEAALRAGTVNPTSDPVLIVGAGLSAADAVLFARHYNIQVMHAFRRSVHDPDLVFNQLPKMLYPEYHKVQQMMRDQSILSPSPYEGYRSLPEHQPLLFKEDHQAVFQDPQGGQQLFGVSMVLVLIGSHPDLSYLPRAGADLVIDPDQPLSPKRNPIDVDPFTHESTHQEGLYALGPLAGDNFVRFVQGGALAAASSLLKKETRKPP from the exons ATGAGCTCCTGGAGGCGCGACTCCCTCAGGGCCAGCAGCTCGGAGCCCCTCCCAGTAGTTATCATCG GCAATGGTCCCTCGGGTATCTGCCTGTCCTACCTGCTCTCTGGCCACATCCCCTACGTGAAACCAGGAGCTGTCCACCCACACCCCCTGCTGCAGAGAAAGCTGGCCGAGGCTCCAGGGGTCTCCATCCTGGACCAG GATCTAGAGTACCTTTCCGAAGGCCTCGAAGGCCGAAGCCAGAGTCCTGTGGCCCTGCTCTTTGATGCCCTCCTGCGTCCTGACACAGACTTTGGAAGCAGCATAGACTCCGTGCTCTCCTGGAAGCGACAGAAGGACCGCGCCATTCCCCACCTTGTCCTGGGACGGAACCTCCCTGGGGGCGCCTGGCAT TCCATTGAAGGCTCCATGGTGACCTTGAGCCAAGGCCAGTGGATGGGTCTCCCAGACCTGCAGGTCAAGGACTGGCTGCGGAAGAAATGCAG AGGTCTCCGTAACAGCAGAGCCACAGCTGGCGACATCGCCCACTACTACAGGGACTACGTGATCAAGAAGGGCCTAAGTCACAACTTTGTGTCTGGTGCTGTGGTCACTGGTGTGGAGTGGGCTAAGTCTGAGCATGGCAGTCCCGAGGCCCAGGCACCCAGCCCTCTCTTCCAAGTGACCGGCTACTTGACTACCAAGGACCACAGCCGCCAGCCCTTCTCCCTATGGGCCCGTAACGTGGTCCTGGCCACGGGCACCTTTGACAGCCCAGCTACACTAGGCATCCCAGGAGAGACCCTGCCCTTTGTCCACCATGAGCTGTCAGCCCTGGAGGCAGCCCTTCGGGCAGGCACTGTAAACCCAACCTCAGACCCGGTGCTGATTGTGGGAGCCGGGCTGTCTGCAGCCGACGCTGTCCTCTTTGCCCGACACTACAACATCCAGGTGATGCATGCCTTCCGCCGGTCCGTGCATGACCCTGACCTGGTGTTCAACCAGTTACCCAAGATGCTGTACCCCGAGTACCACAAAGTGCAGCAGATGATGCGTGATCAGTCCATCCTGTCCCCCAGCCCCTATGAAGGCTACCGCAGTCTCCCCGAGCATCAGCCGCTGCTCTTCAAGGAGGACCATCAGGCAGTGTTCCAGGACCCACAGGGGGGCCAGCAACTCTTTGGAGTCTCCATGGTGCTGGTCCTCATCGGCTCCCACCCCGACCTCTCCTACCTCCCCAGGGCAGGTGCTGACTTGGTCATAGACCCAGATCAGCCACTGAGCCCCAAGAGGAACCCCATTGATGTGGACCCCTTCACCCATGAGAGCACTCACCAGGAGGGCCTGTATGCCCTCGGGCCACTGGCTGGGGACAACTTTGTGAGATTTGTCCAGGGTGGAGCCCTGGCTGCTGCTAGCTCCCTGCTGAAGAAAGAGACCAGGAAGCCACCTTAA